The Cuculus canorus isolate bCucCan1 chromosome 5, bCucCan1.pri, whole genome shotgun sequence genome window below encodes:
- the ZNF839 gene encoding zinc finger protein 839 isoform X5, with amino-acid sequence MPGGSGAPPPPAAEDEPPAELQGLLGTPLGGAGQGAARQPQSGARRVPPWQAEPMAAARLLPHEQLEAICVQVQPEQMKETERPMPSLAPIQPKTIMLSQSVGRNPSVPGLGIINPQIIRIQPVTGTEQQQQPLFLHTSESPVQLLTQGPSPPHELVSMNKVPTSKMLNGRKTTRVAGSATRSPNITMAAASSADTPMSCLEKNQKDNKLKKSLKVKTRSGRISRPPTYKAKDYKFIKMEDLADGHQSDSDDYSELSIEDDEEGKVKGKDALFSSSTYNPKPKMFKCQTCEKSYIGKGGLARHYKLNPGHGQLESLPQKIPINKPNGTIFVDNACGIRQEKTSPAHLDSVAVTLNNENALATNLEDTVDSKAGEQICKSAESRHLLAEQQNETSSGRQGPITPKGPGRPRRSKRRGRPRMGGRSRCSGRLGRPGQSPSKSVSSVSAEHNVFRRKARLKELLQQCDNEDLMELALPRLTKLVTVYEFLLMKSCQQPVEVKDAKVAESLGIAEILTGEQKAQGVHSCSQSIIKMVSEQMPVETLGQKRVAESSGEELLPSAKRTKVEDVMKKMNNAYASQDEVKEKSGNLCTLFEKDGFNPLNGEILLSEDRCITRCTTGSTLLTAEENNSLPDSGVRIDAENSGLFSQTVKMRIEYSQPRNTQGTHTAGDTSLLQAEVALPVEADGSPEEVQAHFVREVTTGGASAPEPCSSVAENAAGSQSADLPTSEENSHNQKYQNLQEENCNFAIKEHSEQLHNADVTDEMQELEKVFSANVVPINYPHGAQAESRQTSAHEASLSARGSCENSLTDVNGFSCGTEEQHELENTVTVDGTVAFEITEESHDFLSQGHEQIFIQTSDGLILSHPDPAVLSQAEGIVIVTDSNGTTMHIRTSEGIPLETVEALLAMEADGQSEDVLLSQSELEP; translated from the exons ATGccggggggcagcggggctcctcctcctcctgcggCTGAGGACGAGCCCCCCGCCgagctgcaggggctgctcGGGACCCCGCTGGGCGGCGCCGGCCAGGGGGCGGCGCGGCAGCCGCAGAGCGGAGCCCGGCGGGTCCCCCCGTGGCAGGCAGAGCCCATGGCGGCCGCCCGGCTCCTCCCGCACGAG CAGCTGGAAGCCATTTGTGTCCAAGTTCAGCCAGAACAGATGAAGGAAACTGAAAGGCCAATGCCATCATTGGCACCGATCCAGCCCAAAACTATAATGCTGAGTCAGTCAGTTGGTAGAAATCCTAGTGTACCAGGACTTGGCATTATTAATCCCCAGATAATTAGGATACAGCCTGTTACAGGAACcgagcaacagcagcagccactgtTCCTGCATACTTCTGAGTCTCCGGTTCAGCTGCTTACACAGGGACCATCACCACCTCATGAATTGGTGTCTATGAACAAGGTTCCTACATCTAAGATGCTAAATGGACGGAAAACTACACGTGTGGCAGGATCGGCTACAAGGTCTCCAAATATTACCATGGCTGCAGCTAGTTCAGCAGATACTCCAATGTCATGccttgaaaaaaaccaaaaagataacaaattaaaaaaatccttgaaagTGAAAACTCGCTCTGGACGGATTTCACGACCGCCGACATACAAAGCTAAAGATTATAAATTTATTAAGATGGAGGATTTGGCCGATGGTCATCAGTCTGATTCTGACGACTACTCTGAGCTGAGTATAGAAGATGATGAAGAAGGAAAGGTGAAGGGAAAGGATGCATTATTCAGTTCTTCAACTTATaacccaaaacccaaaatgtttaaatgtCAGACTTGTGAAAAATCCTACATAGGAAAAGGAGGATTAGCGAGACACTATAAACTTAACCCAGGCCATGGACAGCTGGAGTCTTTACCTCAAAAAATACCTATAAATAAGCCTAATGGAACTATATTTGTGGACAATGCCTGTGGAATAAGACAAGAAAAGACGAGTCCAGCACATTTGGATTCGGTTGCAGTCactttaaataatgaaaatgcacTAGCCACCAATCTAGAAGACACTGTTGATTcaaaggctggagaacag atttgtaagtctgcagaaagcagacacTTGTTGGCAGaacaacaaaatgaaaccaGTTCAGGACGCCAGGGACCCATCACACCGAAAGGACCTGGAAGACCCAGACGATCAAAAAGACGTGGTCGACCAAGGATGGGTGGAAGATCTAGGTGTTCTGGAAGGCTTGGCAGACCTGGTCAGTCCCCTTCAAAGTCAGTTAGTAGTGTGTCAGCAGAACACAAtgtattcagaagaaaagctaGGTTAAAAGAG CTACTACAACAATGTGATAATGAAGACTTAATGGAGCTGGCTCTCCCACGTCTTACAAAGCTTGTTACAGTATATGAATTTCTGTTGATGAAG AGTTGCCAGCAGCCTGTTGAAGTAAAAGATGCCAAG GTTGCTGAATCACTAGGAATTGCAGAAATACTGACTGGAGAACAAAAGGCGCAAGGTGTACACTCTTGTTCGCAATCTATAATTAAAATGGTTAGTGAGCAAATGCCTGTGGAGACACTGGGACAAAAACGGGTAGCTGAG AGCTCAGGGGAGGAACTGTTGCCATCAGCCAAAAGGACCAAGGTAGAAGATgtcatgaagaaaatgaataatgCTTATGCCAGTCAAgatgaagtgaaagaaaagagtgGGAATTTGTGTACGCTGTTTGAAAAAGATG gTTTTAATCCATTAAATGGAGAAATCCTGCTTTCAGAAGATAGATGTATCACTCGCTGCACAACTGGAAGCACATTActgacagcagaggaaaataattcaCTTCCTGATTCAGGAGTTAGAATCGATGCTGAAAATTCAGGTCTATTCTCCCAGACTGTGAAGATGAGGATAGAGTATTCCCAGCCTCGGAACACGCAGGGAACACATACAGCTGGTGACACATCTCTGCTACAGGCTGAAGTCGCATTGCCTGTTGAAGCAGATGGCTCACCTGAAGAAGTTCAAGCACACTTTGTGAGGGAGGTGACAACAGGTGGAGCGTCAGCTCCTGAACCTTGCAGCTCCGTGGCAGAGAATGCAGCAGGCAGTCAGAGCGCTGACTTGCCGACAAGTGAAGAAAATAGTCACAATCAAAAATATCAGAACCTGcaagaagaaaactgtaattttgcAATTAAAGAACATTCTGAACAACTTCATAATGCTGATGTGACTGATGAGATGCAGGAGCTTGAAAAAGTTTTTTCAGCAAATGTTGTGCCAATAAACTACCCGCACGGTGCTCAGGCCGAGTCACGCCAGACCTCTGCCCATGAAGCCTCACTGTCTGCTCGTGGGAGCTGTGAAAACTCTCTTACGGACGTGAATGGATTTTCTTGTGGTACAGAGGAACAACATGAGCTGGAGAATACAGTTACTGTAGATGGAACTGTAGCCTTTGAGATTACTGAAGAGAGCCATGATTTTTTGTCTCAGGGACATGAACAGATTTTTATTCAGACTTCAGATGGGCTTATCCTGTCTCATCCAGATCCTGCTGTTTTGTCTCAGGCAGAAGGCATCGTTATTGTAACCGATTCCAATGGTACTACAATGCACATTCGCACATCTGAGGGGATACCTTTGGAAACGGTGGAAGCACTACTGGCAATGGAAGCAGATGGCCAAAGTGAAGATGTTTTGCTCTCGCAAAGTGAATTGGAGCCATAA
- the ZNF839 gene encoding zinc finger protein 839 isoform X4, translated as MPGGSGAPPPPAAEDEPPAELQGLLGTPLGGAGQGAARQPQSGARRVPPWQAEPMAAARLLPHEQLEAICVQVQPEQMKETERPMPSLAPIQPKTIMLSQSVGRNPSVPGLGIINPQIIRIQPVTGTEQQQQPLFLHTSESPVQLLTQGPSPPHELVSMNKVPTSKMLNGRKTTRVAGSATRSPNITMAAASSADTPMSCLEKNQKDNKLKKSLKVKTRSGRISRPPTYKAKDYKFIKMEDLADGHQSDSDDYSELSIEDDEEGKVKGKDALFSSSTYNPKPKMFKCQTCEKSYIGKGGLARHYKLNPGHGQLESLPQKIPINKPNGTIFVDNACGIRQEKTSPAHLDSVAVTLNNENALATNLEDTVDSKAGEQICKSAESRHLLAEQQNETSSGRQGPITPKGPGRPRRSKRRGRPRMGGRSRCSGRLGRPGQSPSKSVSSVSAEHNVFRRKARLKELLQQCDNEDLMELALPRLTKLVTVYEFLLMKVEKGDPAKAYFPDVYREFEVLHNMVKKMAYDHLSNSDLQSCQQPVEVKDAKVAESLGIAEILTGEQKAQGVHSCSQSIIKMSSGEELLPSAKRTKVEDVMKKMNNAYASQDEVKEKSGNLCTLFEKDGFNPLNGEILLSEDRCITRCTTGSTLLTAEENNSLPDSGVRIDAENSGLFSQTVKMRIEYSQPRNTQGTHTAGDTSLLQAEVALPVEADGSPEEVQAHFVREVTTGGASAPEPCSSVAENAAGSQSADLPTSEENSHNQKYQNLQEENCNFAIKEHSEQLHNADVTDEMQELEKVFSANVVPINYPHGAQAESRQTSAHEASLSARGSCENSLTDVNGFSCGTEEQHELENTVTVDGTVAFEITEESHDFLSQGHEQIFIQTSDGLILSHPDPAVLSQAEGIVIVTDSNGTTMHIRTSEGIPLETVEALLAMEADGQSEDVLLSQSELEP; from the exons ATGccggggggcagcggggctcctcctcctcctgcggCTGAGGACGAGCCCCCCGCCgagctgcaggggctgctcGGGACCCCGCTGGGCGGCGCCGGCCAGGGGGCGGCGCGGCAGCCGCAGAGCGGAGCCCGGCGGGTCCCCCCGTGGCAGGCAGAGCCCATGGCGGCCGCCCGGCTCCTCCCGCACGAG CAGCTGGAAGCCATTTGTGTCCAAGTTCAGCCAGAACAGATGAAGGAAACTGAAAGGCCAATGCCATCATTGGCACCGATCCAGCCCAAAACTATAATGCTGAGTCAGTCAGTTGGTAGAAATCCTAGTGTACCAGGACTTGGCATTATTAATCCCCAGATAATTAGGATACAGCCTGTTACAGGAACcgagcaacagcagcagccactgtTCCTGCATACTTCTGAGTCTCCGGTTCAGCTGCTTACACAGGGACCATCACCACCTCATGAATTGGTGTCTATGAACAAGGTTCCTACATCTAAGATGCTAAATGGACGGAAAACTACACGTGTGGCAGGATCGGCTACAAGGTCTCCAAATATTACCATGGCTGCAGCTAGTTCAGCAGATACTCCAATGTCATGccttgaaaaaaaccaaaaagataacaaattaaaaaaatccttgaaagTGAAAACTCGCTCTGGACGGATTTCACGACCGCCGACATACAAAGCTAAAGATTATAAATTTATTAAGATGGAGGATTTGGCCGATGGTCATCAGTCTGATTCTGACGACTACTCTGAGCTGAGTATAGAAGATGATGAAGAAGGAAAGGTGAAGGGAAAGGATGCATTATTCAGTTCTTCAACTTATaacccaaaacccaaaatgtttaaatgtCAGACTTGTGAAAAATCCTACATAGGAAAAGGAGGATTAGCGAGACACTATAAACTTAACCCAGGCCATGGACAGCTGGAGTCTTTACCTCAAAAAATACCTATAAATAAGCCTAATGGAACTATATTTGTGGACAATGCCTGTGGAATAAGACAAGAAAAGACGAGTCCAGCACATTTGGATTCGGTTGCAGTCactttaaataatgaaaatgcacTAGCCACCAATCTAGAAGACACTGTTGATTcaaaggctggagaacag atttgtaagtctgcagaaagcagacacTTGTTGGCAGaacaacaaaatgaaaccaGTTCAGGACGCCAGGGACCCATCACACCGAAAGGACCTGGAAGACCCAGACGATCAAAAAGACGTGGTCGACCAAGGATGGGTGGAAGATCTAGGTGTTCTGGAAGGCTTGGCAGACCTGGTCAGTCCCCTTCAAAGTCAGTTAGTAGTGTGTCAGCAGAACACAAtgtattcagaagaaaagctaGGTTAAAAGAG CTACTACAACAATGTGATAATGAAGACTTAATGGAGCTGGCTCTCCCACGTCTTACAAAGCTTGTTACAGTATATGAATTTCTGTTGATGAAG GTTGAAAAGGGGGATCCAGCCAAAGCTTACTTCCCAGATGTGTATAGGGAATTTGAAGTTTTGCATAATATGGTAAAGAAAATGGCGTATGATCACCTCAGTAATTCTGATTTGCAGAGTTGCCAGCAGCCTGTTGAAGTAAAAGATGCCAAG GTTGCTGAATCACTAGGAATTGCAGAAATACTGACTGGAGAACAAAAGGCGCAAGGTGTACACTCTTGTTCGCAATCTATAATTAAAATG AGCTCAGGGGAGGAACTGTTGCCATCAGCCAAAAGGACCAAGGTAGAAGATgtcatgaagaaaatgaataatgCTTATGCCAGTCAAgatgaagtgaaagaaaagagtgGGAATTTGTGTACGCTGTTTGAAAAAGATG gTTTTAATCCATTAAATGGAGAAATCCTGCTTTCAGAAGATAGATGTATCACTCGCTGCACAACTGGAAGCACATTActgacagcagaggaaaataattcaCTTCCTGATTCAGGAGTTAGAATCGATGCTGAAAATTCAGGTCTATTCTCCCAGACTGTGAAGATGAGGATAGAGTATTCCCAGCCTCGGAACACGCAGGGAACACATACAGCTGGTGACACATCTCTGCTACAGGCTGAAGTCGCATTGCCTGTTGAAGCAGATGGCTCACCTGAAGAAGTTCAAGCACACTTTGTGAGGGAGGTGACAACAGGTGGAGCGTCAGCTCCTGAACCTTGCAGCTCCGTGGCAGAGAATGCAGCAGGCAGTCAGAGCGCTGACTTGCCGACAAGTGAAGAAAATAGTCACAATCAAAAATATCAGAACCTGcaagaagaaaactgtaattttgcAATTAAAGAACATTCTGAACAACTTCATAATGCTGATGTGACTGATGAGATGCAGGAGCTTGAAAAAGTTTTTTCAGCAAATGTTGTGCCAATAAACTACCCGCACGGTGCTCAGGCCGAGTCACGCCAGACCTCTGCCCATGAAGCCTCACTGTCTGCTCGTGGGAGCTGTGAAAACTCTCTTACGGACGTGAATGGATTTTCTTGTGGTACAGAGGAACAACATGAGCTGGAGAATACAGTTACTGTAGATGGAACTGTAGCCTTTGAGATTACTGAAGAGAGCCATGATTTTTTGTCTCAGGGACATGAACAGATTTTTATTCAGACTTCAGATGGGCTTATCCTGTCTCATCCAGATCCTGCTGTTTTGTCTCAGGCAGAAGGCATCGTTATTGTAACCGATTCCAATGGTACTACAATGCACATTCGCACATCTGAGGGGATACCTTTGGAAACGGTGGAAGCACTACTGGCAATGGAAGCAGATGGCCAAAGTGAAGATGTTTTGCTCTCGCAAAGTGAATTGGAGCCATAA
- the ZNF839 gene encoding zinc finger protein 839 isoform X2, with translation MPGGSGAPPPPAAEDEPPAELQGLLGTPLGGAGQGAARQPQSGARRVPPWQAEPMAAARLLPHELEAICVQVQPEQMKETERPMPSLAPIQPKTIMLSQSVGRNPSVPGLGIINPQIIRIQPVTGTEQQQQPLFLHTSESPVQLLTQGPSPPHELVSMNKVPTSKMLNGRKTTRVAGSATRSPNITMAAASSADTPMSCLEKNQKDNKLKKSLKVKTRSGRISRPPTYKAKDYKFIKMEDLADGHQSDSDDYSELSIEDDEEGKVKGKDALFSSSTYNPKPKMFKCQTCEKSYIGKGGLARHYKLNPGHGQLESLPQKIPINKPNGTIFVDNACGIRQEKTSPAHLDSVAVTLNNENALATNLEDTVDSKAGEQICKSAESRHLLAEQQNETSSGRQGPITPKGPGRPRRSKRRGRPRMGGRSRCSGRLGRPGQSPSKSVSSVSAEHNVFRRKARLKELLQQCDNEDLMELALPRLTKLVTVYEFLLMKVEKGDPAKAYFPDVYREFEVLHNMVKKMAYDHLSNSDLQSCQQPVEVKDAKVAESLGIAEILTGEQKAQGVHSCSQSIIKMVSEQMPVETLGQKRVAESSGEELLPSAKRTKVEDVMKKMNNAYASQDEVKEKSGNLCTLFEKDGFNPLNGEILLSEDRCITRCTTGSTLLTAEENNSLPDSGVRIDAENSGLFSQTVKMRIEYSQPRNTQGTHTAGDTSLLQAEVALPVEADGSPEEVQAHFVREVTTGGASAPEPCSSVAENAAGSQSADLPTSEENSHNQKYQNLQEENCNFAIKEHSEQLHNADVTDEMQELEKVFSANVVPINYPHGAQAESRQTSAHEASLSARGSCENSLTDVNGFSCGTEEQHELENTVTVDGTVAFEITEESHDFLSQGHEQIFIQTSDGLILSHPDPAVLSQAEGIVIVTDSNGTTMHIRTSEGIPLETVEALLAMEADGQSEDVLLSQSELEP, from the exons ATGccggggggcagcggggctcctcctcctcctgcggCTGAGGACGAGCCCCCCGCCgagctgcaggggctgctcGGGACCCCGCTGGGCGGCGCCGGCCAGGGGGCGGCGCGGCAGCCGCAGAGCGGAGCCCGGCGGGTCCCCCCGTGGCAGGCAGAGCCCATGGCGGCCGCCCGGCTCCTCCCGCACGAG CTGGAAGCCATTTGTGTCCAAGTTCAGCCAGAACAGATGAAGGAAACTGAAAGGCCAATGCCATCATTGGCACCGATCCAGCCCAAAACTATAATGCTGAGTCAGTCAGTTGGTAGAAATCCTAGTGTACCAGGACTTGGCATTATTAATCCCCAGATAATTAGGATACAGCCTGTTACAGGAACcgagcaacagcagcagccactgtTCCTGCATACTTCTGAGTCTCCGGTTCAGCTGCTTACACAGGGACCATCACCACCTCATGAATTGGTGTCTATGAACAAGGTTCCTACATCTAAGATGCTAAATGGACGGAAAACTACACGTGTGGCAGGATCGGCTACAAGGTCTCCAAATATTACCATGGCTGCAGCTAGTTCAGCAGATACTCCAATGTCATGccttgaaaaaaaccaaaaagataacaaattaaaaaaatccttgaaagTGAAAACTCGCTCTGGACGGATTTCACGACCGCCGACATACAAAGCTAAAGATTATAAATTTATTAAGATGGAGGATTTGGCCGATGGTCATCAGTCTGATTCTGACGACTACTCTGAGCTGAGTATAGAAGATGATGAAGAAGGAAAGGTGAAGGGAAAGGATGCATTATTCAGTTCTTCAACTTATaacccaaaacccaaaatgtttaaatgtCAGACTTGTGAAAAATCCTACATAGGAAAAGGAGGATTAGCGAGACACTATAAACTTAACCCAGGCCATGGACAGCTGGAGTCTTTACCTCAAAAAATACCTATAAATAAGCCTAATGGAACTATATTTGTGGACAATGCCTGTGGAATAAGACAAGAAAAGACGAGTCCAGCACATTTGGATTCGGTTGCAGTCactttaaataatgaaaatgcacTAGCCACCAATCTAGAAGACACTGTTGATTcaaaggctggagaacag atttgtaagtctgcagaaagcagacacTTGTTGGCAGaacaacaaaatgaaaccaGTTCAGGACGCCAGGGACCCATCACACCGAAAGGACCTGGAAGACCCAGACGATCAAAAAGACGTGGTCGACCAAGGATGGGTGGAAGATCTAGGTGTTCTGGAAGGCTTGGCAGACCTGGTCAGTCCCCTTCAAAGTCAGTTAGTAGTGTGTCAGCAGAACACAAtgtattcagaagaaaagctaGGTTAAAAGAG CTACTACAACAATGTGATAATGAAGACTTAATGGAGCTGGCTCTCCCACGTCTTACAAAGCTTGTTACAGTATATGAATTTCTGTTGATGAAG GTTGAAAAGGGGGATCCAGCCAAAGCTTACTTCCCAGATGTGTATAGGGAATTTGAAGTTTTGCATAATATGGTAAAGAAAATGGCGTATGATCACCTCAGTAATTCTGATTTGCAGAGTTGCCAGCAGCCTGTTGAAGTAAAAGATGCCAAG GTTGCTGAATCACTAGGAATTGCAGAAATACTGACTGGAGAACAAAAGGCGCAAGGTGTACACTCTTGTTCGCAATCTATAATTAAAATGGTTAGTGAGCAAATGCCTGTGGAGACACTGGGACAAAAACGGGTAGCTGAG AGCTCAGGGGAGGAACTGTTGCCATCAGCCAAAAGGACCAAGGTAGAAGATgtcatgaagaaaatgaataatgCTTATGCCAGTCAAgatgaagtgaaagaaaagagtgGGAATTTGTGTACGCTGTTTGAAAAAGATG gTTTTAATCCATTAAATGGAGAAATCCTGCTTTCAGAAGATAGATGTATCACTCGCTGCACAACTGGAAGCACATTActgacagcagaggaaaataattcaCTTCCTGATTCAGGAGTTAGAATCGATGCTGAAAATTCAGGTCTATTCTCCCAGACTGTGAAGATGAGGATAGAGTATTCCCAGCCTCGGAACACGCAGGGAACACATACAGCTGGTGACACATCTCTGCTACAGGCTGAAGTCGCATTGCCTGTTGAAGCAGATGGCTCACCTGAAGAAGTTCAAGCACACTTTGTGAGGGAGGTGACAACAGGTGGAGCGTCAGCTCCTGAACCTTGCAGCTCCGTGGCAGAGAATGCAGCAGGCAGTCAGAGCGCTGACTTGCCGACAAGTGAAGAAAATAGTCACAATCAAAAATATCAGAACCTGcaagaagaaaactgtaattttgcAATTAAAGAACATTCTGAACAACTTCATAATGCTGATGTGACTGATGAGATGCAGGAGCTTGAAAAAGTTTTTTCAGCAAATGTTGTGCCAATAAACTACCCGCACGGTGCTCAGGCCGAGTCACGCCAGACCTCTGCCCATGAAGCCTCACTGTCTGCTCGTGGGAGCTGTGAAAACTCTCTTACGGACGTGAATGGATTTTCTTGTGGTACAGAGGAACAACATGAGCTGGAGAATACAGTTACTGTAGATGGAACTGTAGCCTTTGAGATTACTGAAGAGAGCCATGATTTTTTGTCTCAGGGACATGAACAGATTTTTATTCAGACTTCAGATGGGCTTATCCTGTCTCATCCAGATCCTGCTGTTTTGTCTCAGGCAGAAGGCATCGTTATTGTAACCGATTCCAATGGTACTACAATGCACATTCGCACATCTGAGGGGATACCTTTGGAAACGGTGGAAGCACTACTGGCAATGGAAGCAGATGGCCAAAGTGAAGATGTTTTGCTCTCGCAAAGTGAATTGGAGCCATAA